Proteins encoded together in one Prochlorococcus marinus str. MIT 9211 window:
- a CDS encoding glycine zipper domain-containing protein → MESSNSSSCEAQASVNTELNTDLSEQWVSDQFEALLPRIQEKWPEVAKQTLEATRGSLDELIRVISLHSGKTTYGVKEQLEELFNSATDRTKDIAESLEPLEKQLEELLDELNQTLRPRIEKPIRQRPLLAIGIATGLGVLLGILLSGGKRS, encoded by the coding sequence ATGGAATCATCGAATTCCTCATCCTGCGAGGCCCAGGCATCAGTCAACACCGAATTGAATACTGATCTTTCTGAGCAATGGGTCAGTGATCAATTCGAAGCCTTGCTGCCAAGGATTCAAGAAAAATGGCCTGAGGTAGCTAAACAAACATTAGAAGCTACTAGAGGCAGTCTGGATGAATTGATTCGTGTGATTTCCCTCCACTCTGGGAAAACAACCTATGGAGTAAAAGAACAACTGGAAGAACTCTTCAATTCAGCAACAGATCGCACCAAAGACATTGCCGAAAGCTTGGAACCATTAGAAAAGCAGTTAGAAGAGCTACTAGATGAGTTAAATCAAACACTAAGGCCACGTATTGAAAAACCTATTCGTCAAAGACCACTTCTAGCTATTGGAATCGCCACTGGTTTAGGAGTCTTGCTTGGAATCCTTCTCTCTGGAGGCAAAAGATCTTAA